The Choloepus didactylus isolate mChoDid1 chromosome 15, mChoDid1.pri, whole genome shotgun sequence genome segment aaatttttaaaatgaaaagtttaattttaagagagttgcttttttccttttcatttgcctACTTTCTACTCATTCAAAACTCTCCTTGTGTAAGCAACTTACAAGTGGTTACCTTTTGCAAACCAAGGGGAAAAGCtgttacttttcattttgtaCCTTTTTGTAACTATTGACTTTTCTAACcttggacttttattttttaaaattatctatagAGGTAATCTAGTGAGGGAAATTATGGGCTATTATCAGTTCTTTAAACTtatacattgaaaaaaaaaaataaatgttatcttttaaaaataaaacatgtcacatccccagccatgtgccttcccagctaacagaagttttccagatgccattggccatcctccagtgaaggtacccaattactgatgtgttaccttggacattttatggccttaagactgtaactgggtagccaaataaactccctttttataaaagccaatccatctctggtgttttgcattctgcagcattagcaaactagaacaccatgaaTTGCTGCCCTACTCTTCAGTCCACATTCTTGATATAACTTTTTGTACTACATAATAAGATGCCtgctgctttctctcttctatcaTTCTCTCCCCCTATAGATTGTAGGCCCCTTGAGGTGCAGAGGGGCTGTGGCCTAGAGGCCTGAATCCCTGGCTTGGTACAGGATATCCCACTGAATTTTAGGTGCATTGGTGAGGGTACAACACAATGTGTTGTCTGCATACAAATTGTAAAGGGTCTTCACACACATCTACTACCCCTACAGACAGGGTCAGGCCTCTTTAGTCAAGATCAATTCATTAGCTGTGAAATTTTAGGCTTCTTTGTTCAGATAAAAGTATTTCTTACTACTTTTTATGAGCAGAGATTTTACTGTACTTAAAGCTATAAAAGTGTGCTAGTCTAGAAAAGAGATATAATGAAGGCTAGAGGTAGGTGATAAAAGCTTTTCAGACTCTTGGAGTGGTAGATTTAAAATGCTGCACATTTTTTGCTCTTCCCATTATGAGGTAGAGTCTAGTTCCCTGCACTTTGGATTTGGGCTGGTCTTGTTCACTTGTTTGACCAATGGACTACAGTAGACGTATGTTCTGGGACTTCTGAGGTGAGGTCATAAGAAGCCTGGCAGCTTCTACCAGGCCTCTTGGAACACTCCCGCTTGGAGCCCTGGGTGTAATCAGTCCAGCTATGCTGCTAGAGGGACCTGTGACCCTGAAACTACATGGAGAGAGGGGGGAAGGCCCAGCTAAGTCCAGCCTTCCAGCTGTCCCTGAGAGAAGCCAACAGGGACCCTCCAGACAAGCCCAGCTACCCACTGACTATCACCACCAGAGAACTGCCCAGCTGAGCTCTGCCTGAATACCTGACCCACAGATACCAAAACATTGtcgttgttttaagtcactggtTTGCTGTCCAGCTGGCTGGAGTACTTGGGGCTGTGTACTTGTGGTTTAACTTTTTTTGTGGTGGTTGTTGGCAGATTGATTTACTCAGAAACAAAATAAGGAGATACAGAGATTTTACTGTACTTAAAGCTATAAAAGTGTGTTAGTCTAGAAAAGAGATACAATaatcacaaaaataatttaaagtttatttttttctagttggCTTCTTAAAAATGGTGGCATACTCAAGAGCTCCCTGCACAGTGGTTTTGTAATTTCATTGTCTTTTGACTTTTCCATCAGAAAAGTTACTTCTATAAGTGCTTCCTGGTAAGGCTGGAGAATTGGATAGGCTGTGACCCATTCAAACTCTTTCACCTCCTCTTTCTCCACTTGGGACTTTGGGAAAGGAGGAATTTGGCTAGAGATTTTCTCAGCAtctcttttatcatttctttgcTCTGTGAGTTCTCTCCCTCGAATCATTCGATCTTGATGTCCCTTTACCTGTTTCTTTGCCCATGATACCTTGTGCATTTTGATTTTAGTGTTGTCTGTTTTCTGGATGTTTTCACTCTTGTCTTCCTTCCCCAATGTTAATATTTTGGGGAAAAGTGTTTCACTTGGAATCCTCTGAGGGATCCGTCGATACTTGTGGTCTCGGAGGCCTCTGGCTCGTTTGGCTCGGTATATGTGTTTCTCTATCTGTGTCAGCTCCCTCTCAGGCAACAGGTAGTCCCATTTGTTAGCAtcttctgtcttttcactttgtggtctcttttcttcttcctctatcTTTATCTCCCGTTTTGGAACCATTATGTAATTCCATGCTTCTTCCAGCATCATTTCTTTGTATCGCTGATAGTAGTGTGCCTCTGCTTTGGCAAACCGGAAGTCAAAGGACACAGCCTTGAGTTTATGAAGTGTTTCATTCTCCTTTTGAAACTTTTGGGCTAACAGTCTCCTCACTCCTGAAGAATGGACTCCACCTAAACTCTTGTCAAAGGGAAAGATTAGAATTTTTAAAGTTGGATGTCCTTTTGATTATAGTTCCTGGACACA includes the following:
- the LOC119510003 gene encoding putative uncharacterized protein ZNRD1-AS1, which codes for MLYVKLAIERAMAEKEDTREKLSEAIGRVGMREGAARRGPDERQSKDPRAVRSPPSHPPLVTDSEWLGLSAEEQLAWAKNTQDPRIAVGSQSPLEKKIKSLGGVHSSGVRRLLAQKFQKENETLHKLKAVSFDFRFAKAEAHYYQRYKEMMLEEAWNYIMVPKREIKIEEEEKRPQSEKTEDANKWDYLLPERELTQIEKHIYRAKRARGLRDHKYRRIPQRIPSETLFPKILTLGKEDKSENIQKTDNTKIKMHKVSWAKKQVKGHQDRMIRGRELTEQRNDKRDAEKISSQIPPFPKSQVEKEEVKEFEWVTAYPILQPYQEALIEVTFLMEKSKDNEITKPLCRELLSMPPFLRSQLEKNKL